In Woeseia oceani, one DNA window encodes the following:
- the rlmN gene encoding 23S rRNA (adenine(2503)-C(2))-methyltransferase RlmN, protein MNANPQKTNLLGLPQSSLEAFIADMGEKPFRTRQLMQWMYQRGARDFADMTDLSKKLRERLESTAVIEGPTVMSEQASSDGTVKWLFVSGAGQAVETVFIPEPTRGTLCISSQVGCALDCAFCATGAQGFNRNLTTAEILGQVSHANSVLPPRPNGDPAVSNVVFMGMGEPLANYRNVLPAIKLLVSDNAYGLSRRRVTLSTSGIVPHIERLGDDCNVALAVSLHAPNDALRDKLVPINRVHPIAELLEACWRYADKHSRRFITFEYVMLRDVNDSVQHAEELSALLRGKPAKVNLIPFNPFEGSEFRRSGRDTIEAFQNRLRKHGIVATTRKTRGDDIDAACGQLAGKVKDRIRVRLGDKNIRVATA, encoded by the coding sequence ATGAACGCCAACCCGCAAAAAACCAATTTGCTCGGACTGCCGCAAAGCAGTCTTGAGGCGTTCATTGCGGACATGGGCGAGAAACCGTTTCGCACGCGCCAGTTGATGCAGTGGATGTACCAGCGTGGCGCGCGCGATTTCGCGGACATGACCGACTTGTCGAAAAAGTTGCGTGAGCGGCTGGAATCGACAGCTGTCATAGAAGGCCCGACCGTGATGAGCGAGCAGGCGTCGTCCGATGGTACGGTCAAATGGCTGTTTGTTTCCGGTGCGGGGCAGGCCGTCGAAACTGTTTTCATTCCGGAACCGACCCGCGGCACGCTTTGCATCTCGTCGCAGGTAGGTTGTGCGCTGGATTGTGCGTTTTGCGCGACCGGCGCGCAGGGCTTTAATCGCAATCTGACCACCGCAGAAATTCTGGGCCAGGTCAGTCACGCGAACAGTGTGTTGCCGCCGCGCCCCAACGGCGATCCGGCGGTCAGCAATGTCGTCTTCATGGGCATGGGCGAGCCACTGGCGAATTACCGAAACGTGTTGCCGGCCATCAAGTTGCTGGTGTCAGACAATGCCTACGGGTTGTCACGCCGACGCGTCACGCTGAGTACTTCGGGTATCGTGCCGCATATCGAACGGCTGGGGGATGATTGCAACGTCGCGCTGGCGGTTTCCCTGCATGCACCGAATGACGCATTGCGCGACAAGTTGGTGCCCATCAATCGTGTACACCCGATCGCCGAGTTACTGGAAGCCTGCTGGCGTTACGCTGACAAGCATTCCCGGCGGTTTATTACTTTCGAATACGTCATGCTGCGCGATGTCAATGACAGCGTGCAGCACGCAGAAGAATTATCAGCGCTGTTGCGGGGCAAGCCGGCCAAGGTCAATTTGATTCCGTTCAATCCGTTCGAAGGCAGCGAGTTCCGCCGGTCTGGTCGGGATACCATCGAAGCGTTTCAGAATCGACTACGAAAACATGGCATCGTGGCGACTACCCGCAAGACCCGCGGTGATGATATCGATGCCGCCTGTGGTCAACTTGCCGGCAAGGTCAAAGATCGAATCCGGGTTCGGCTCGGCGATAAAAACATCAGGGTGGCTACTGCATGA